A region from the Pseudomonas cucumis genome encodes:
- the gudD gene encoding glucarate dehydratase → MNPQEAAKAPIITSMQVVPVAGHDGMLLNLSGAHGPFFTRNIVILKDNAGHTGVGEVPGGERIRQTLEDARAWVVGSPIGTYQKILNQVRQTFADRDAGGRGLQTFDLRITIHAVTGLEAALLDLLGQHLDVPVAALLGEGQQRDEVKMLGYLFYVGDRNETDLAYRSEPDADNDWFRVRHEKAMSADAVVRLAEAAHARYGFKDFKLKGGVLSGDEEIEAVTALAERFPDARITLDPNGAWSLKEAIHLCRDQHHVLAYAEDPCGAENGYSGREVMAEFRRATGLKTATNMIATDWREMGHAIQLQSVDIPLADPHFWTLQGSVRVAQMCHEWGLTWGSHSNNHFDISLAMFTHVAAAAPGEITAIDTHWIWQDGQRLTKSPLQIVDGCVQVPKKPGLGVELDMDQLAKAHELYKGMGLGARDDSVAMQFLIPGWKFDNKRPCLVR, encoded by the coding sequence ATGAACCCACAAGAAGCCGCAAAAGCCCCGATCATCACCAGCATGCAGGTTGTTCCCGTGGCCGGCCACGATGGCATGCTGCTAAATCTGAGCGGCGCCCACGGCCCGTTTTTCACCCGCAACATCGTGATTCTCAAGGACAACGCCGGCCACACTGGCGTCGGTGAAGTGCCGGGTGGCGAGCGTATTCGCCAGACGCTGGAAGACGCGCGCGCATGGGTGGTCGGCAGCCCGATCGGCACTTACCAGAAGATCCTCAATCAAGTGCGCCAGACCTTTGCCGATCGGGATGCTGGTGGTCGCGGCCTGCAGACCTTCGACCTGCGCATCACCATTCACGCGGTCACCGGTCTGGAAGCCGCACTGCTCGACTTGCTCGGTCAGCACCTGGATGTGCCGGTCGCAGCCCTGCTCGGCGAAGGCCAGCAGCGCGACGAAGTTAAGATGCTCGGTTATCTTTTTTATGTCGGTGATCGCAACGAAACCGACCTGGCCTACCGCAGCGAACCAGACGCCGACAACGACTGGTTCCGTGTACGTCACGAAAAAGCCATGAGCGCCGACGCCGTGGTGCGCTTGGCCGAAGCCGCCCACGCCCGTTACGGCTTCAAAGACTTCAAACTCAAGGGCGGCGTGTTGAGTGGCGACGAGGAAATCGAAGCGGTCACCGCCCTCGCCGAACGTTTCCCCGACGCGCGCATCACCCTTGATCCGAATGGCGCCTGGTCGCTGAAAGAAGCGATCCACCTGTGCCGGGATCAGCATCACGTTCTCGCCTACGCCGAAGACCCGTGCGGTGCGGAAAACGGTTACTCAGGCCGGGAAGTCATGGCTGAATTCCGCCGTGCCACGGGTCTGAAAACCGCGACCAACATGATCGCCACCGACTGGCGGGAAATGGGCCATGCGATCCAGTTGCAGTCAGTGGATATTCCTTTGGCAGACCCGCACTTCTGGACCCTGCAGGGCTCGGTGCGGGTGGCGCAGATGTGCCACGAATGGGGCCTGACCTGGGGCTCGCATTCCAACAACCACTTCGATATTTCCCTGGCCATGTTCACCCACGTCGCGGCCGCCGCGCCGGGTGAGATCACCGCCATCGACACTCACTGGATCTGGCAGGACGGCCAGCGCCTGACCAAGTCACCGCTGCAAATCGTCGATGGCTGCGTGCAGGTGCCGAAAAAACCTGGCCTGGGGGTTGAGCTGGACATGGATCAACTGGCCAAGGCTCATGAGTTGTACAAAGGCATGGGACTGGGTGCGCGGGACGACAGCGTGGCGATGCAGTTTCTGATTCCGGGGTGGAAATTCGATAACAAGCGGCCGTGCCTGGTGCGCTAA
- a CDS encoding LysR substrate-binding domain-containing protein encodes MIRPHLPLNALRAFEASARHLSFTRAAVELCVTQAAVSHQVKSLEAQLNVTLFKRLPRGLMLTSEGETLLPVLRDSFDRIAETLERFEGGHFREVLTVGAVGTFAVGWLLPRLADFQSKHPFIDLRLSTNNNRVDVAAEGLDYAIRFGAGAWHGIEAVRLIEAPLSVLCVPEVARQLHTPADLLRQTLLRSYRTDEWPEWFQATGLSAHAATPRSIVFDSSLAMMEAALQGAGVALAPPLMFSRQLAAGAIEQPFAIGITTGSYWLTRLQSRPETSAMAAFKGWLLQAAQRN; translated from the coding sequence ATGATTCGACCTCATTTGCCGCTGAATGCGCTGCGCGCTTTCGAGGCTTCGGCGCGCCATTTGAGTTTCACGCGGGCGGCGGTGGAGTTGTGCGTCACGCAGGCGGCGGTGAGCCATCAGGTCAAAAGCCTTGAAGCCCAGCTTAATGTGACCTTGTTCAAACGCCTGCCCCGCGGCCTGATGCTGACCAGCGAAGGTGAAACTCTGCTGCCGGTGTTGCGCGATTCGTTCGACCGGATTGCCGAGACCCTGGAGCGTTTCGAGGGCGGGCATTTTCGCGAGGTGTTGACGGTGGGGGCCGTGGGGACTTTCGCGGTCGGCTGGCTGTTGCCACGGCTGGCGGATTTTCAGTCGAAACATCCGTTCATAGATTTGCGTCTTTCGACCAACAACAACCGGGTGGATGTGGCCGCCGAAGGTCTGGATTATGCCATTCGTTTTGGCGCGGGGGCGTGGCATGGGATTGAAGCGGTGCGGTTGATCGAGGCGCCGCTGTCGGTGCTCTGCGTTCCCGAGGTTGCGCGACAATTGCACACACCGGCTGACCTGTTGCGGCAAACGCTATTGCGCTCCTACCGCACGGATGAGTGGCCGGAGTGGTTCCAGGCGACCGGTCTTTCGGCCCATGCCGCAACGCCCCGGAGCATCGTCTTCGACTCGTCGCTGGCGATGATGGAAGCGGCGCTGCAAGGGGCGGGAGTGGCATTGGCGCCGCCCTTGATGTTCTCTCGGCAACTGGCGGCGGGCGCAATCGAGCAGCCGTTTGCCATCGGGATCACCACGGGTAGCTACTGGCTGACCCGCTTGCAGTCGCGACCTGAAACCTCGGCGATGGCGGCGTTCAAGGGCTGGCTGCTGCAAGCGGCCCAGAGGAATTAG
- the ampC gene encoding class C beta-lactamase, translating to MTNKKIIAGLKILAACMAVFGASHCVAATQTDQPIEKIVNDAVRPVLKAQGIPGMAVAITVNGKQHYFNYGVASKETGRPVANDTLFEIGSVSKTFTATLAAYAQATGKLALSDNASQVLPTLRGSTFDNISVLQLGTYTAGGLPLQFPSDADHQDKMLGYFKQWKPTYAAGTHRQYSNPSLGLFGYLAAQSMGAPFDKLMEKTLLPKLGLKHSYLKVPQDQMGLYAQGYSKDDKPVRVEPGALDSEAYGVKTSASDLLRYVEANMNPTSLEKPLQQAIAITHTGYYQVGDMTQGLGWEFYNYPVTLDTLLAGNSSQMALEPHEVRWLNPPQPQRDTVLINKTGSTGGFGAYVAFIPAKDIGIVILANKNYPNAERIKIAHNILAALSD from the coding sequence ATGACAAACAAGAAAATTATTGCCGGATTGAAGATTCTTGCGGCTTGCATGGCGGTATTTGGCGCAAGCCATTGTGTGGCCGCGACCCAGACAGATCAGCCCATCGAGAAGATTGTTAACGACGCTGTGCGGCCTGTCTTGAAGGCTCAGGGCATTCCTGGCATGGCCGTGGCAATAACGGTCAACGGAAAGCAGCATTACTTTAATTACGGCGTGGCGTCGAAAGAAACCGGGCGCCCGGTGGCAAACGACACCTTGTTCGAGATCGGTTCGGTGAGCAAAACCTTCACCGCCACCCTCGCCGCCTATGCCCAGGCCACAGGCAAACTGGCCCTGTCGGACAACGCCAGTCAGGTCCTGCCCACATTGCGTGGCAGCACGTTTGACAACATCAGCGTGCTGCAACTCGGCACCTACACCGCCGGCGGTCTGCCGCTGCAGTTCCCCAGCGATGCAGACCATCAGGACAAAATGCTCGGCTATTTCAAGCAGTGGAAACCGACCTACGCCGCCGGCACTCATCGCCAGTATTCAAACCCCAGCCTTGGATTGTTCGGCTATCTGGCGGCGCAAAGCATGGGTGCGCCATTCGATAAGCTGATGGAAAAAACCTTGCTGCCGAAACTCGGCCTCAAGCACAGCTACCTCAAGGTGCCGCAGGATCAGATGGGGCTTTATGCTCAGGGTTACAGCAAAGACGACAAACCTGTGCGAGTCGAACCGGGCGCACTGGATTCTGAAGCGTATGGCGTGAAAACCAGCGCCTCGGACCTGCTTCGCTATGTTGAAGCGAACATGAATCCGACTTCGCTGGAAAAGCCCTTGCAGCAAGCCATCGCCATCACTCACACAGGCTATTATCAGGTTGGCGACATGACTCAAGGGTTGGGATGGGAGTTCTACAACTATCCGGTAACGCTCGATACATTGCTGGCGGGCAACTCGTCGCAAATGGCGCTTGAGCCTCATGAAGTCCGATGGCTAAACCCGCCGCAACCGCAACGCGACACCGTGCTGATCAACAAAACCGGCTCAACCGGCGGCTTTGGCGCCTATGTCGCCTTTATCCCGGCGAAGGACATCGGCATCGTGATCCTGGCCAACAAAAACTACCCGAACGCAGAGCGAATCAAAATCGCCCACAACATATTGGCTGCGCTGAGCGACTGA
- a CDS encoding DUF4174 domain-containing protein — protein sequence MLIRSLTLATLLAFVGPLFAADDDSPLVKDVGRARPLIVIAPSSVDPTWVNLKKSLDEPASRKGFTERNMVLYTVINTMGQRDGKDLDPQTTMALIRSLKLGAGAKSKIILVGKDGEKKLEKDVVELKEIFSTIDELPAAEKEATVPVPAPVADVAPAKGAKGKPAKPAKPPEQPDD from the coding sequence ATGCTCATCAGGTCTTTGACCCTGGCTACTCTGCTGGCTTTCGTCGGCCCCCTGTTCGCCGCCGATGACGATTCCCCTCTGGTTAAAGACGTGGGCAGGGCCCGGCCCCTGATTGTCATCGCGCCCAGTTCGGTCGACCCCACTTGGGTCAACCTGAAAAAATCGCTGGATGAACCCGCCAGTCGCAAGGGCTTCACCGAGCGAAACATGGTGCTGTATACCGTGATCAATACGATGGGTCAGCGCGACGGCAAAGACCTCGACCCGCAAACGACAATGGCGTTGATCCGCTCGCTCAAGCTGGGCGCCGGGGCGAAAAGCAAAATAATTCTGGTCGGCAAGGACGGGGAAAAGAAGCTTGAAAAGGATGTGGTCGAGCTGAAAGAGATTTTCAGCACCATCGACGAGCTGCCAGCCGCCGAAAAGGAAGCCACGGTACCGGTGCCAGCGCCGGTGGCTGACGTTGCACCGGCCAAAGGCGCAAAAGGCAAACCGGCGAAGCCTGCCAAGCCGCCTGAGCAGCCGGATGATTGA
- a CDS encoding VOC family protein gives MSAQLNHTIVWCRDKQVSARYLTDLLGLPDAEPFGPMLVVKFDNGVSLDFYNNDPPIASQHYAFLIGDEDFDAAFARLQALKQPWWADPGKQRPNEINDYGGGRRVYFDDPDGHLLEIFTRE, from the coding sequence ATGAGCGCTCAGCTGAACCACACCATCGTCTGGTGCCGTGACAAACAAGTCTCGGCCCGCTATCTGACCGACCTCCTCGGCCTGCCCGATGCAGAGCCGTTCGGGCCGATGCTGGTGGTCAAGTTCGATAACGGGGTGTCACTGGACTTCTACAACAACGACCCGCCCATCGCGTCCCAGCACTATGCGTTCTTGATCGGCGACGAAGACTTCGATGCGGCCTTCGCTCGCCTGCAAGCGCTCAAGCAGCCCTGGTGGGCAGATCCGGGCAAGCAACGGCCGAACGAGATCAACGATTACGGCGGTGGCCGGCGGGTGTATTTCGATGACCCCGATGGGCATCTGCTGGAGATCTTCACCCGGGAATAG
- a CDS encoding erythromycin esterase family protein — protein MNSPVNDLLRRFRRPRGEPPGNAAEVLRRHAEPLPALDSPEFGEMFDRFGDASVVLIGEASHGTQDFYQTRAAITRRLIEQHGFGIVAVEADWPDAGQIDRCVRDLGRSAWKKQAFARFPTWMWRNTAVQTFTRWLHHHNRGLTPEQRVEFRGLDVYSMRHSIDEVLSYLDKTDPQLAKEARHRYSCLTPWHDDPALYGHFAERGNLATCEDAVVEQLNVLLGERLDPMVADDEAFFSATQNARVVRAAEQYYRAMYRGSTASWNLRDRHMFDTLQTLMAHRGAGAKAVVWAHNSHIGNAAATQMGWEGQFNIGQLCRTAYGSQAVLIGMGTDHGTVAAADDWDEPMQVKQVNPALADSWEQLFLQAGVPAALLDWRTSPSEELLDVLAEPLLERAIGVIYRPRTERQSHYFQAVLAEQFDAFVWIEKTQAVSPLPEPEFMEHEEDTFPFGI, from the coding sequence ATGAACAGCCCCGTAAACGATCTTCTGCGCCGGTTCCGTCGCCCCCGTGGCGAGCCACCCGGCAACGCGGCCGAAGTGTTGCGCCGCCATGCCGAGCCGTTGCCTGCACTCGACTCACCTGAATTCGGCGAAATGTTCGACCGCTTTGGCGATGCCAGCGTGGTGCTGATCGGCGAAGCCAGCCACGGCACCCAGGACTTCTACCAGACCCGAGCGGCGATCACCCGCCGCCTGATCGAGCAGCACGGCTTCGGCATCGTCGCGGTCGAGGCCGACTGGCCCGATGCCGGACAGATTGACCGATGCGTCCGTGACCTGGGCCGCTCCGCCTGGAAAAAACAGGCCTTCGCCCGATTCCCCACCTGGATGTGGCGCAACACGGCCGTGCAGACCTTTACCCGCTGGCTGCACCACCATAACCGCGGGCTGACGCCCGAGCAGCGTGTGGAGTTTCGGGGGCTGGATGTTTACAGCATGCGTCACTCCATCGACGAAGTACTGAGCTATCTCGATAAGACCGACCCGCAGCTGGCAAAAGAAGCTCGACATCGCTACAGCTGCCTGACGCCGTGGCATGACGACCCGGCGCTGTACGGTCATTTCGCCGAGCGGGGCAACCTGGCCACGTGCGAGGATGCAGTGGTCGAGCAATTGAATGTGCTGCTGGGCGAACGGCTCGACCCGATGGTGGCCGACGACGAGGCGTTTTTCAGCGCCACCCAGAACGCCCGCGTGGTGCGGGCCGCCGAGCAGTATTACCGCGCCATGTACCGCGGCTCGACCGCCTCGTGGAACCTGCGTGACCGGCACATGTTCGACACCTTGCAAACCCTGATGGCGCATCGCGGGGCAGGTGCCAAAGCGGTGGTGTGGGCGCATAACTCACACATCGGTAACGCCGCCGCCACGCAAATGGGTTGGGAAGGGCAATTCAACATCGGCCAGTTGTGCCGCACGGCCTACGGCTCACAAGCGGTACTGATCGGCATGGGCACCGACCACGGCACCGTCGCTGCCGCCGATGACTGGGATGAGCCGATGCAGGTCAAACAGGTGAACCCGGCATTGGCCGACAGCTGGGAGCAACTGTTTCTCCAGGCCGGCGTCCCCGCAGCACTGCTTGATTGGCGGACGTCACCGAGCGAGGAATTGCTGGACGTACTGGCCGAGCCGCTACTTGAGCGCGCCATCGGCGTCATCTATCGACCCAGGACCGAGCGCCAGAGCCATTACTTTCAGGCCGTGCTGGCGGAGCAGTTCGACGCTTTTGTCTGGATCGAAAAAACCCAAGCGGTCTCGCCATTGCCGGAGCCTGAGTTCATGGAGCATGAGGAAGATACCTTTCCGTTCGGCATCTGA
- a CDS encoding sulfite exporter TauE/SafE family protein codes for MEFGNFGLVVAGLVVGFIVGMTGVGGGSLMTPILLWFGVNPATAVGTDLLYAAITKSSGVLVHRKNKNIDWAITGWLTLGSVPAVALTLWFLSSLQTSPDAMNAVIKQALGFVLFATALAIFFKKRLLDFAHKRAGGHYNPSGSRLNALTVITGLVLGTMVALTSIGAGALGTVALFILYPMLPTRRLVGTEIAHAVPLTLVAGLGHASMGNMDWHVLGYLLVGSLPGIYLGSHLTGRISDELLRPCLATMLVLIGYKLAF; via the coding sequence ATGGAATTCGGTAATTTCGGGTTGGTCGTTGCAGGTCTGGTGGTCGGCTTTATTGTCGGCATGACCGGCGTCGGGGGCGGTTCGTTGATGACCCCCATTCTGTTGTGGTTCGGCGTCAACCCGGCCACGGCGGTGGGCACGGACTTGCTGTACGCGGCCATTACCAAATCCAGTGGTGTGCTGGTTCATCGCAAGAACAAGAACATCGACTGGGCGATCACCGGATGGCTGACCCTCGGCAGTGTGCCGGCGGTGGCGCTGACGCTGTGGTTCCTGAGCAGTTTGCAGACCTCACCCGACGCGATGAATGCCGTCATCAAACAAGCGCTGGGCTTCGTGCTGTTCGCCACGGCTCTGGCGATTTTCTTCAAGAAACGCTTGCTCGACTTCGCCCATAAACGAGCGGGTGGCCACTACAACCCCAGCGGCTCGCGGTTGAATGCACTGACCGTCATCACCGGTCTGGTCCTGGGCACCATGGTGGCCCTGACCTCCATCGGCGCTGGTGCTCTGGGCACCGTAGCACTGTTCATCCTGTACCCGATGCTGCCGACCCGCCGCCTGGTCGGCACCGAAATCGCTCACGCGGTGCCCCTGACCCTGGTCGCCGGCCTGGGCCACGCGAGCATGGGCAACATGGATTGGCACGTTTTGGGCTACTTGCTGGTCGGTTCGCTGCCGGGGATTTACCTGGGCAGCCACTTGACCGGGCGTATCTCCGACGAACTGCTGCGTCCGTGCCTGGCCACGATGCTGGTGCTGATCGGCTACAAGCTGGCGTTCTGA
- a CDS encoding aldose epimerase family protein has protein sequence MFQSRYLLSGLGLSLMIATLPAQATGLSSEHKAFGKTNDGTPVEQYILRNSHGLQATVITYGGILQSLKVPDKNGKLDDVVLGFDDVQGYQSGTAYFGATIGRFGNRLANGAFELDGKRYQVPLNDGSNSLHGGAQGFDKRVWKAEPNKGKDSVGVTLTYLSASGEMGFPGNLKTEVTYSLTENNELRIEYKASTDKPTVLNLTNHSYFNLAGAGNGDVLKQLATLHAARYTPVTGKLIPTGELAPVAGTPMDFTQPTAIGQHIKADHPQLKFAEPKQGGFDFNWVLDAKGDLGKLAADVSDPQSGRRLQLYTTEPGVQFYTSNFLDGTVKGKAGKIYPHWGAFTLETQHYPDSPNQPSFPSTRLDPGKRYSQTTVYKFSTL, from the coding sequence ATGTTTCAATCTCGATACCTGCTCTCCGGCCTCGGACTGTCCCTGATGATCGCCACCCTCCCCGCTCAAGCCACCGGTTTGTCCAGCGAACACAAAGCCTTCGGCAAAACCAATGACGGCACGCCCGTCGAGCAATACATCTTGCGCAACAGCCATGGCCTGCAAGCCACGGTCATTACCTACGGCGGGATTCTGCAGTCGCTGAAAGTGCCGGACAAAAACGGCAAGCTCGACGATGTGGTGCTGGGTTTCGATGATGTGCAGGGTTACCAAAGCGGCACCGCATACTTCGGCGCGACCATTGGCCGCTTCGGCAATCGCCTGGCCAACGGCGCCTTCGAGCTGGATGGCAAGCGCTATCAGGTGCCACTCAACGACGGCAGCAATTCACTGCACGGCGGGGCCCAGGGTTTCGACAAACGGGTGTGGAAAGCCGAACCGAACAAAGGCAAGGATTCGGTGGGCGTGACCCTGACGTATCTGTCAGCGAGTGGTGAAATGGGCTTTCCGGGTAACCTGAAAACCGAGGTCACCTACAGCCTCACCGAGAACAATGAGCTGCGCATCGAGTACAAGGCCAGCACCGACAAACCCACAGTGCTGAACCTGACCAACCACAGTTATTTCAACCTGGCCGGCGCGGGCAATGGTGACGTGCTGAAGCAGCTTGCGACCTTGCATGCCGCCCGTTACACGCCGGTCACCGGCAAACTGATCCCTACCGGTGAACTGGCCCCGGTCGCCGGCACACCCATGGACTTCACTCAGCCGACCGCCATCGGTCAACACATCAAGGCTGATCACCCGCAACTGAAATTCGCCGAACCGAAACAAGGTGGTTTTGATTTCAACTGGGTGCTGGACGCCAAGGGTGACCTGGGCAAACTCGCCGCCGATGTCAGCGATCCGCAATCCGGGCGCCGCTTGCAGCTCTACACTACTGAACCGGGTGTGCAGTTCTATACCAGCAACTTCCTCGATGGCACGGTCAAGGGCAAGGCTGGCAAGATTTATCCGCATTGGGGGGCGTTTACCCTGGAGACTCAGCATTATCCGGATTCGCCGAACCAGCCGAGCTTCCCGTCCACACGGCTGGATCCGGGCAAGCGCTATAGCCAGACTACGGTGTACAAGTTTTCCACCTTGTAG
- a CDS encoding aldo/keto reductase, with the protein MRTLELAGSHVPVIGQGTWRMGEERSRHTKEVAALRLGIELGMTLIDTAEMYAEGGAEEVVGEAIAGLRDQVFLVSKVYPHNASRKGIPQACERSLRRLNTDYIDLYLLHWRGEYPLAETVDAFERLREDGKIARWGVSNFDLDDLEELASPACATNQVLYNLEERGIEFDLLPWSQHQRMPVMAYCPIGQGGHMLANSTLKQIAARHEATPAQVALAWILRQNGVIAIPKAVRPEHVQLNAQAAQLRLEVGDLEALDQAFRAPQRKQRLAMV; encoded by the coding sequence ATGCGTACTCTTGAGCTGGCCGGCAGCCATGTGCCGGTCATTGGCCAAGGAACCTGGCGCATGGGAGAGGAACGCTCCCGACACACAAAGGAAGTTGCAGCGCTGCGTTTGGGCATCGAGTTGGGCATGACCCTGATCGACACCGCTGAAATGTACGCCGAAGGAGGCGCTGAAGAGGTGGTGGGTGAAGCCATCGCCGGCCTTCGCGATCAGGTTTTTCTGGTCAGCAAGGTCTATCCCCACAACGCCAGCCGCAAAGGCATCCCCCAGGCCTGCGAGCGCAGCCTGCGGCGGTTGAATACCGATTACATCGATCTCTACCTGTTGCACTGGCGCGGCGAGTATCCCCTTGCGGAAACCGTCGATGCCTTCGAACGCCTGCGCGAAGACGGCAAGATCGCCCGTTGGGGCGTGTCCAATTTCGATCTGGATGACCTGGAAGAATTGGCCTCGCCAGCCTGCGCCACCAATCAGGTGCTGTATAACCTGGAAGAGCGCGGCATCGAATTTGATTTGCTCCCCTGGAGCCAACATCAAAGGATGCCGGTGATGGCTTATTGTCCGATCGGCCAGGGCGGGCACATGCTGGCCAATTCGACGCTCAAGCAGATTGCCGCCCGTCACGAGGCGACACCTGCGCAGGTCGCGCTGGCATGGATTCTGCGTCAGAACGGCGTGATCGCCATCCCCAAGGCGGTCCGTCCCGAGCATGTGCAGCTCAATGCGCAAGCGGCGCAATTGCGGCTTGAAGTTGGGGATCTGGAGGCGCTGGACCAAGCTTTTCGCGCGCCACAACGCAAGCAGCGGTTGGCCATGGTCTGA
- a CDS encoding DUF1810 domain-containing protein codes for MRSTDQLDAFNLPRFVQAQDPVFKWVQEELRAGQKRRHWMWFIFPQFSGLGDSEMSRYFAIRSSEEATAYLEHPLLGPRLRACTQLVLDAPHQSITKIFGHPDNLKFHSSMTLFAQVSPKGSLFHQALDQYFHGIPDGWTLSLLDSKQAQLPPNQR; via the coding sequence ATGAGAAGTACCGATCAGCTCGACGCTTTCAATTTGCCACGCTTCGTCCAGGCGCAGGACCCTGTGTTCAAGTGGGTGCAGGAGGAACTGCGCGCCGGTCAGAAGCGCCGACACTGGATGTGGTTCATCTTTCCGCAGTTTTCCGGGTTGGGTGACAGCGAAATGTCCCGCTACTTTGCCATTCGCTCCAGTGAGGAAGCCACCGCGTATCTGGAGCATCCATTGCTGGGTCCACGCTTGCGTGCCTGCACGCAACTGGTTCTGGACGCTCCTCATCAGTCGATCACCAAGATTTTCGGTCACCCCGACAACCTCAAGTTTCACTCATCGATGACGCTGTTCGCCCAGGTTTCGCCAAAAGGCAGTCTGTTCCATCAGGCGCTGGATCAGTATTTTCATGGCATACCGGATGGCTGGACGTTGTCGCTGCTGGACTCAAAACAGGCCCAGTTGCCCCCCAATCAGCGTTGA